Proteins from one Nitrobacteraceae bacterium AZCC 2146 genomic window:
- a CDS encoding DUF917 family protein (product_source=COG3535; cath_funfam=2.40.390.10,3.40.1610.10; cog=COG3535; ko=KO:K09703; pfam=PF06032; superfamily=160991) — protein sequence MRRILGAKDVEAAVKGGSVFAAGGGGWADHGRMLGTAAVNAGKPELVSMDEVPDDAWIATAAAIGAPAGTTDWEMRGVDYVKSVQLVQEALGAPIYGLMIGQNGKSSTLNGWLPSAILGCKVVDAVGDIRAHPTGDMGSIGMANSPDQMIQSAVGGNRANNSYIELVVRGATAKISPVLRTAGDMAGGFIASCRNPLPASYVKKNAALGGISIALDLGEAILGAEAKGGSAVIDAICMQTKGSIIGQGKVTKKAVTYTREAFDVGTVSIGTGSKAVTLYVMNEYMAVEGADGQRLSGFPDVITTLNRDGVPVSVGELREGDELLVLRIAKNVIPLSSSVTDPSVYPIVEKALGINLTDYALS from the coding sequence ATGCGACGCATTCTGGGTGCTAAAGATGTTGAAGCCGCGGTCAAGGGCGGCTCGGTTTTCGCCGCGGGCGGTGGCGGCTGGGCCGATCACGGCCGCATGCTCGGCACCGCCGCGGTCAATGCCGGCAAGCCCGAGCTGGTCTCGATGGATGAAGTCCCCGATGACGCCTGGATCGCCACCGCGGCGGCGATCGGTGCGCCGGCCGGCACCACCGACTGGGAAATGCGCGGCGTCGATTACGTCAAGTCGGTGCAATTGGTGCAGGAAGCCTTGGGTGCACCGATCTATGGCCTGATGATCGGACAGAACGGCAAGTCCAGCACGCTGAACGGCTGGCTGCCGTCGGCGATTCTCGGCTGCAAGGTGGTCGATGCGGTTGGCGACATCCGCGCCCACCCCACCGGCGACATGGGCTCGATCGGCATGGCCAATTCGCCTGACCAGATGATCCAGTCCGCGGTCGGCGGCAATCGCGCCAACAATTCCTACATCGAACTGGTGGTGCGCGGCGCCACCGCCAAGATCTCGCCGGTGCTGCGGACGGCGGGCGACATGGCCGGCGGTTTCATCGCCTCGTGCCGCAATCCCCTGCCGGCATCCTATGTGAAGAAGAACGCCGCGCTCGGCGGCATCTCGATCGCGCTCGATCTCGGCGAAGCCATTCTGGGCGCCGAGGCGAAGGGCGGGAGTGCTGTGATCGACGCGATCTGCATGCAGACCAAGGGCAGCATCATCGGCCAGGGCAAGGTGACGAAGAAGGCGGTGACCTACACCAGGGAAGCGTTCGATGTCGGCACCGTCAGCATCGGAACCGGCAGCAAGGCCGTGACGCTCTATGTCATGAACGAATACATGGCGGTGGAGGGCGCGGACGGCCAGCGGCTCTCGGGTTTCCCGGATGTCATCACCACGTTGAACCGAGACGGCGTGCCGGTCAGCGTCGGCGAACTGCGCGAAGGCGACGAACTGTTGGTACTGCGGATCGCGAAGAACGTGATCCCGCTATCGTCCAGCGTCACCGATCCTTCGGTCTATCCCATCGTCGAGAAGGCGCTGGGCATCAACCTCACCGACTATGCATTGAGCTGA
- a CDS encoding branched-chain amino acid transport system permease protein (product_source=KO:K01998; cog=COG4177; ko=KO:K01998; pfam=PF02653; transmembrane_helix_parts=Outside_1_3,TMhelix_4_26,Inside_27_32,TMhelix_33_55,Outside_56_58,TMhelix_59_81,Inside_82_85,TMhelix_86_103,Outside_104_127,TMhelix_128_145,Inside_146_173,TMhelix_174_196,Outside_197_215,TMhelix_216_238,Inside_239_249,TMhelix_250_272,Outside_273_282) gives MSLYAYSLLSIVGINIMLAVSLNLITGFCGQVSLGHGAFFGAGAYAAALCAVAGMPVPVALLAGLLVAGLLGLIVGFASVRLREDFLAVTTIGVGFLLVGFVRKQSWLGAEMGISKIPASGLGPDGNAVMILLFALATIAFSLYLKRSWMGFAFRAVADDEQAARTLAIPASTYKLVAFAIGTAIAGLAGGLYTYFTQFIVPDSFGFILSVTLMAMVVIGGTGSTWGVVVGTVILTLLPEAFRFINEYRLLIFGGLLVLVMRFAPGGLAGIVTSATRRLRRA, from the coding sequence ATGAGCCTTTACGCCTACAGCCTGTTGTCCATCGTCGGCATCAACATCATGCTCGCCGTCAGCCTCAACCTGATCACCGGCTTCTGCGGCCAGGTCAGCCTCGGCCACGGCGCGTTCTTCGGCGCCGGCGCCTATGCAGCGGCGCTCTGCGCTGTCGCCGGCATGCCGGTTCCGGTGGCTTTGCTCGCCGGCTTGCTTGTCGCGGGCCTGCTCGGCCTGATCGTCGGCTTTGCCTCGGTGCGGTTGCGCGAGGATTTTCTCGCGGTCACCACTATCGGCGTCGGCTTTCTCCTCGTCGGCTTCGTCCGCAAGCAGTCCTGGCTCGGCGCCGAGATGGGCATCAGCAAGATTCCGGCGAGCGGCCTCGGTCCCGACGGCAACGCCGTCATGATCCTGCTGTTCGCGCTCGCCACCATCGCCTTCAGTCTTTATCTCAAGCGTAGCTGGATGGGCTTTGCCTTCCGCGCCGTGGCCGACGACGAGCAGGCGGCGCGCACGCTGGCGATCCCGGCCTCGACCTACAAGCTGGTGGCGTTTGCGATCGGCACCGCCATCGCCGGCCTCGCCGGCGGGCTCTACACTTATTTCACCCAGTTCATCGTGCCGGATTCCTTCGGCTTCATCCTGTCGGTGACCTTGATGGCCATGGTGGTGATCGGCGGCACCGGATCGACCTGGGGCGTGGTGGTCGGCACCGTCATTCTCACTTTGCTGCCGGAGGCGTTCCGCTTCATCAACGAGTATCGCCTGCTGATCTTCGGCGGGCTGCTGGTGCTGGTGATGCGCTTTGCGCCGGGCGGTCTCGCCGGCATCGTCACGTCAGCCACGCGGAGGCTGCGACGGGCATGA
- a CDS encoding branched-chain amino acid transport system substrate-binding protein (product_source=KO:K01999; cath_funfam=3.40.50.2300; cleavage_site_network=SignalP-noTM; cog=COG0683; ko=KO:K01999; pfam=PF13458; superfamily=53822; transmembrane_helix_parts=Inside_1_6,TMhelix_7_29,Outside_30_392), with product MTHRSTWLSRSASLLMGATTLTIAAFAAIPASAQIKIGFQAPLTGAAATDGVSAKVASELAVERINAAGGVLGQKVELVTYDDQAKTDEAVFTANKLVGQDGVKFAVSGSYSASGRAAAPIFQTAKVPFISAYGVHPDITRAGDYDFRTVHLGQPQGRAAAKFIGDNLGLKEISVISMDNDYGQATLEGFKAATGQFGIKVLGEYSYPLRDRQFGSIVASVKRDNPKAIYITGYFFTAGPLATQLRAAGITVPIIGSQAFDAQKLIDIAGSAVEGVYIVGGLNRDRDNAELKTYLADFQKKAGYPGENVGATSYSAVMLMADAIKRAGSTDPAKVRDALAATKNFSHLAGDLVSFNSLREINMPMNVNVVKDGKFVHFAWIDDLKLLAPPTE from the coding sequence ATGACACACCGCTCCACCTGGTTGTCCCGTTCAGCATCCTTGCTGATGGGCGCGACGACACTGACGATCGCCGCTTTCGCGGCGATCCCTGCTTCAGCGCAGATCAAGATCGGCTTCCAGGCGCCGCTGACCGGTGCGGCCGCCACCGACGGCGTCTCCGCCAAGGTGGCCTCCGAACTCGCTGTCGAGCGCATCAACGCTGCCGGTGGTGTGCTCGGACAGAAGGTCGAACTCGTCACCTATGACGACCAGGCCAAGACCGACGAGGCGGTGTTCACCGCCAACAAGCTCGTCGGCCAGGACGGTGTGAAGTTCGCGGTGTCCGGCAGCTACTCGGCCTCCGGCCGCGCCGCGGCGCCGATCTTCCAGACCGCCAAGGTGCCGTTCATTTCGGCTTACGGCGTGCATCCCGACATCACCCGTGCCGGCGACTACGATTTCCGCACCGTGCATCTCGGCCAGCCGCAGGGCCGTGCCGCCGCAAAGTTCATCGGTGACAATCTCGGCCTCAAGGAGATTTCCGTCATCTCCATGGACAATGACTACGGCCAGGCGACGCTGGAAGGTTTCAAGGCCGCGACCGGCCAGTTCGGCATCAAGGTTCTCGGCGAATACAGCTATCCGCTGCGCGATCGCCAGTTCGGCTCGATCGTCGCCAGCGTCAAGCGCGACAATCCGAAGGCGATCTACATCACCGGCTATTTCTTCACCGCCGGTCCGCTGGCGACGCAGCTGCGCGCCGCCGGCATCACCGTGCCGATCATCGGTTCGCAGGCCTTCGACGCGCAGAAGCTGATCGATATCGCGGGCTCTGCGGTCGAAGGCGTCTACATCGTCGGCGGCCTCAATCGCGACCGCGACAATGCCGAACTCAAGACCTATCTCGCCGACTTCCAGAAGAAGGCCGGCTACCCCGGTGAGAACGTCGGCGCCACCAGCTACTCCGCCGTCATGCTGATGGCCGATGCGATCAAGCGCGCCGGCAGCACCGATCCCGCCAAGGTGCGGGACGCGCTGGCCGCCACCAAGAACTTTTCGCACCTCGCCGGTGACCTCGTCAGCTTCAACAGCCTGCGCGAGATCAACATGCCGATGAACGTCAATGTGGTGAAGGACGGCAAGTTCGTGCACTTCGCCTGGATCGACGATCTGAAGTTGCTGGCTCCGCCGACCGAGTAA
- a CDS encoding branched-chain amino acid transport system ATP-binding protein (product_source=KO:K01996; cath_funfam=3.40.50.300; cog=COG0410; ko=KO:K01996; pfam=PF00005; smart=SM00382; superfamily=52540), with amino-acid sequence MLRLENLSCGYGSVRAVQDVSLHLAAHQSLALLGPNGAGKTSTIMAIMGHTTIHGGRILLDGQDITHVPPVKRVELGVAVVPEGRRLFSDMSVEENLTVGGYRHAIANDRKNRARVYDLFPRLAERRKQISGSLSGGEQQMLAMGRALMAEPRLLLIDELSLGLMPKMVDLCFDALAALKADGVTILLVEQNTARALNFTDHVCVMTSGVLAFSGVSADAINNEQLFDVFVN; translated from the coding sequence ATGTTGCGGCTTGAAAATCTCAGCTGCGGCTACGGCTCGGTGCGCGCCGTGCAGGACGTTTCGCTGCATCTCGCCGCGCACCAGTCGCTGGCGCTTCTCGGTCCCAACGGCGCCGGCAAGACCTCGACCATCATGGCGATCATGGGCCACACCACCATCCATGGCGGCCGCATCCTGCTCGACGGTCAGGATATCACCCATGTGCCGCCGGTGAAGCGCGTCGAACTCGGCGTGGCCGTGGTGCCGGAAGGCCGCCGGCTGTTCTCCGACATGAGCGTTGAGGAAAACCTCACGGTGGGCGGCTATCGCCATGCCATCGCCAATGACCGCAAGAATCGCGCGCGCGTCTACGACCTGTTTCCACGCCTCGCAGAACGCCGCAAGCAGATTTCGGGATCGCTGTCCGGCGGTGAGCAGCAAATGCTGGCGATGGGCCGCGCGCTGATGGCCGAGCCGCGCCTTCTTCTCATCGACGAACTCTCGCTCGGCCTGATGCCCAAGATGGTCGATCTCTGCTTCGATGCACTTGCTGCCCTCAAGGCCGATGGCGTCACCATCCTCCTCGTCGAGCAGAACACCGCCCGCGCGCTGAACTTCACCGACCATGTCTGCGTCATGACATCCGGCGTGCTGGCATTCTCCGGCGTCTCGGCGGACGCCATCAACAACGAACAACTGTTCGACGTCTTCGTGAATTAA
- a CDS encoding urocanate hydratase (product_source=KO:K01712; cath_funfam=3.40.1770.10; cog=COG2987; ko=KO:K01712; pfam=PF01175,PF17391,PF17392; superfamily=111326; tigrfam=TIGR01228), with product MARTFTVTSGGQIRCRGWRQEGLLRLLENVLAVGEDPENLIVYAALGRAARDWPSHDKIVDALKTIDDGETLLVQSGKPIGTIRTHAKAPVVIMANCNMVGQWAKAEKFYELANKNLICWGGLTAGDWQYIGSQGVIQGTYEIFMRIAARHFGEDLAGRFVLTSGLGGMGGAQPLAGTMAKAAILCIEMDEARIDKRIAIGFLDTKASSLDEALAMIQQAQSEKRSLSVALCGNAADIFPEIVRRGLVPDVVTDQTSAHDLVYGYIPAGYTLDEVRKLRTDNPALLMQESMASIVRHVTAMLEFQRKGAIVFDNGNLIRTHAKNGGVEKAFDIPIFTEAFLRPLFARAIGPFRWIALSNDADDIRKIDDLLLQMFPDNKIVTNWVNLARARVPFEGLPARIAWLGHGERTKLGLAVNQMVREHQLSGPIAFTRDHLDAGAMAHPNIMTENMKDGSDAISDWPLLNAMVACSSQADLVAIHSGGGGYSGYMTSAGVTLIADGTQAAKERLQLALTNDTTTGIMRYADAGYDESFDEIAKAGINHFRL from the coding sequence ATGGCGCGGACATTCACGGTCACATCGGGCGGTCAGATCCGCTGCCGCGGCTGGCGGCAGGAGGGCCTGCTTCGGCTGCTCGAGAATGTTCTCGCCGTCGGCGAAGATCCCGAAAACCTGATCGTCTATGCCGCGCTCGGCCGCGCCGCGCGTGACTGGCCGTCCCATGACAAGATCGTCGATGCGCTGAAGACCATCGACGACGGCGAGACGCTGCTGGTGCAATCCGGCAAGCCGATCGGCACCATCCGCACCCACGCCAAGGCGCCGGTGGTCATCATGGCGAATTGCAACATGGTGGGCCAATGGGCCAAGGCGGAAAAGTTCTACGAACTTGCCAATAAGAACCTGATCTGCTGGGGCGGCCTCACCGCCGGCGACTGGCAATATATCGGCTCGCAGGGCGTGATCCAGGGCACCTACGAAATCTTCATGCGGATCGCGGCACGGCACTTCGGCGAGGATCTCGCCGGCCGCTTCGTGCTGACATCCGGCCTCGGCGGCATGGGCGGGGCGCAGCCGCTGGCTGGCACCATGGCCAAGGCGGCGATCCTCTGCATCGAGATGGACGAAGCCCGCATCGACAAGCGTATCGCCATCGGCTTCCTCGATACCAAGGCGTCGTCGCTCGACGAAGCGCTGGCGATGATCCAACAGGCGCAGTCCGAGAAGCGCTCGTTGTCGGTGGCCCTTTGTGGCAATGCCGCCGACATTTTTCCGGAGATCGTGCGGCGGGGGCTGGTGCCGGATGTCGTTACCGACCAGACCTCGGCCCATGATCTGGTCTATGGCTATATTCCCGCCGGCTACACGCTGGATGAAGTCCGCAAGTTGCGCACCGACAATCCGGCGCTGCTGATGCAGGAATCGATGGCGTCGATCGTCCGCCACGTCACCGCGATGCTCGAGTTCCAGCGCAAGGGCGCCATCGTATTCGACAATGGCAACCTGATCCGGACGCATGCGAAGAACGGCGGCGTCGAGAAGGCCTTCGACATCCCGATCTTCACCGAAGCGTTTCTGCGGCCGCTGTTCGCCCGCGCCATCGGCCCGTTCCGCTGGATCGCGCTGTCGAACGACGCCGACGACATCCGCAAGATCGATGATCTGCTGCTGCAGATGTTTCCCGACAACAAGATCGTCACCAACTGGGTGAATCTGGCGCGCGCCCGCGTGCCGTTCGAAGGCCTGCCGGCCCGCATCGCCTGGCTGGGCCATGGCGAACGCACCAAGCTCGGCCTCGCCGTCAACCAGATGGTGCGCGAGCACCAGCTGTCCGGCCCGATCGCCTTCACCCGCGACCACCTCGACGCCGGCGCCATGGCGCATCCCAACATCATGACCGAGAACATGAAGGACGGCTCCGACGCCATCTCCGACTGGCCGCTGCTCAACGCCATGGTGGCCTGTTCCTCGCAGGCCGACCTGGTGGCGATTCATTCCGGTGGCGGCGGCTATTCCGGCTACATGACCAGTGCGGGCGTGACCCTGATCGCGGACGGCACCCAGGCGGCCAAGGAACGGCTGCAACTCGCGCTGACCAACGATACGACCACCGGCATAATGCGCTATGCAGACGCCGGCTACGACGAATCGTTCGACGAGATCGCGAAGGCGGGGATCAACCACTTCCGGCTTTGA
- a CDS encoding allantoinase (product_source=KO:K01466; cath_funfam=2.30.40.10,3.20.20.140; cog=COG0044; ko=KO:K01466; pfam=PF01979; superfamily=51338,51556; tigrfam=TIGR00857) produces the protein MSDFDLVVTGRVVLTDRVLDDGYVAVRSGIVERVGNGPAPQAAERQDFGSSYVLPGAIDAQVHSKSQLNQEDFIWSTRAAAAGGVTTIVDMPYDAGFLVCTGDRVRQKIEEAGAQARVDFALYGTIAPEDGAKHIADMVEAGVAAFKFSTFNTDPKRFPRIAPQVLYECFTEIGRHGLAAGVHNENDEMVRAAIAAVEASGISDYRAHGLSRPPVTETLAMAEVYEIGAQAGCSAHVVHCSVGRGYELCESYRRQGFDATVEACIHYLILDEENDVSRLVGKAKINPPIRPRHEVEALWRHLAAGHVTVVSTDHVSWSENRKNDPDMLKNSSGVPGLEVLYALLVKGLTERHLDISHAARLLSANPARLFRIGHRKGAIEPGRDADLVVMAHAPHRYDPAASGHNFVTWSPYAGIELPYRPVATYLRGKAIYDGTNVTAEAGNGRFVRPPVLSAPH, from the coding sequence ATGAGTGATTTTGATCTTGTCGTCACCGGCCGCGTGGTGCTCACCGACCGCGTCCTCGACGACGGCTATGTCGCTGTTCGCAGCGGCATCGTCGAACGCGTCGGCAACGGCCCGGCGCCGCAGGCGGCGGAGCGCCAGGACTTCGGCAGTTCTTACGTGTTGCCCGGCGCGATTGACGCCCAGGTGCATTCGAAATCGCAGCTGAACCAGGAGGACTTCATCTGGTCGACCCGGGCGGCGGCAGCCGGCGGCGTCACCACCATCGTCGACATGCCCTATGACGCCGGCTTCCTGGTCTGCACCGGCGACCGCGTCCGGCAGAAGATCGAAGAAGCTGGCGCGCAGGCGCGGGTCGACTTTGCCCTGTACGGCACCATCGCGCCGGAAGATGGCGCCAAGCACATCGCCGATATGGTCGAAGCCGGCGTCGCCGCGTTCAAGTTCTCCACCTTCAACACCGATCCAAAGCGTTTTCCGCGGATCGCGCCGCAGGTGCTGTATGAATGCTTCACCGAGATCGGCAGGCATGGCCTCGCCGCCGGCGTGCACAACGAGAATGACGAGATGGTGCGCGCCGCCATCGCGGCGGTGGAAGCCTCGGGGATATCAGACTATCGCGCCCACGGCCTGTCGCGGCCCCCGGTGACCGAGACCCTGGCGATGGCCGAGGTCTATGAGATCGGTGCCCAGGCCGGCTGCTCTGCGCATGTGGTGCATTGCTCGGTGGGTCGCGGCTACGAGCTCTGCGAATCCTATCGCCGCCAGGGCTTTGACGCCACGGTGGAGGCCTGCATCCATTATCTCATCCTCGACGAGGAGAACGACGTCTCGCGGCTGGTCGGCAAGGCGAAGATCAACCCGCCGATCCGGCCGCGTCATGAGGTTGAGGCGCTGTGGCGGCATCTCGCCGCCGGCCATGTCACCGTGGTCTCCACCGATCACGTCTCCTGGTCGGAGAACCGCAAGAACGATCCGGACATGTTGAAGAACTCTTCCGGCGTGCCGGGACTGGAAGTTCTGTACGCTTTGCTGGTGAAGGGCCTCACCGAACGCCATCTCGACATCAGCCACGCCGCGCGGTTGCTCTCCGCCAATCCGGCGCGGCTGTTTCGCATCGGCCACCGCAAGGGCGCCATCGAGCCCGGCCGCGACGCCGATCTGGTGGTCATGGCGCATGCGCCGCATCGCTACGATCCGGCCGCTTCAGGCCATAACTTCGTGACCTGGAGCCCCTATGCCGGCATCGAGCTGCCGTATCGCCCGGTCGCCACCTATCTGCGCGGCAAGGCCATCTATGACGGCACCAACGTCACAGCCGAAGCCGGCAACGGCCGTTTCGTGCGGCCGCCGGTGTTGTCCGCACCTCATTAA
- a CDS encoding branched-chain amino acid transport system permease protein (product_source=KO:K01997; cog=COG0559; ko=KO:K01997; pfam=PF02653; transmembrane_helix_parts=Inside_1_6,TMhelix_7_29,Outside_30_32,TMhelix_33_52,Inside_53_58,TMhelix_59_81,Outside_82_90,TMhelix_91_113,Inside_114_133,TMhelix_134_156,Outside_157_189,TMhelix_190_212,Inside_213_218,TMhelix_219_241,Outside_242_255,TMhelix_256_278,Inside_279_289): MYYLDLTLNGLIFGSMYALMAVGLTLVYGLLRILHIAHAAVYAFGAFITVIVANATGSIALGIVLAMIASALLGGAIYRLLYQPLLVYPPYVAMIASMGLLVFMEDAFRIVFGEQGLTFRRNPYPTQIFDIFGLTINAVQIAMLVVSTVCLVALGLFTTKTRMGVAWRATVSNPTIATSFGVDAIQVRYMNFFIGSALAGLAGALIALLNNFVEPSMGFVVSYKALAIIVLGGLGSIRGTLMASFALGLIESFGTIAVGAWLDRDALAFLFLIVVLMIRPQGFAGAKTA; the protein is encoded by the coding sequence GTGTATTATCTCGATCTCACGCTGAACGGCCTGATCTTCGGCAGCATGTATGCGCTGATGGCCGTCGGCCTGACGCTGGTCTATGGCCTGCTGCGGATCCTGCACATCGCTCATGCGGCGGTCTATGCGTTCGGCGCCTTCATCACCGTCATCGTCGCCAACGCCACCGGCAGCATTGCGCTCGGCATCGTGCTGGCGATGATCGCCTCGGCCTTGCTCGGCGGCGCGATCTATCGGCTGCTGTACCAGCCGCTGCTGGTGTATCCGCCCTATGTGGCGATGATCGCGTCGATGGGCCTGCTGGTGTTTATGGAAGACGCGTTCCGCATCGTGTTCGGCGAGCAGGGCCTGACCTTCCGCCGCAATCCCTATCCGACGCAAATCTTCGATATCTTCGGCCTCACCATCAACGCCGTGCAGATCGCCATGCTGGTGGTTTCCACCGTCTGTCTGGTCGCGCTCGGCCTGTTCACCACGAAGACACGGATGGGCGTCGCCTGGCGCGCCACGGTCTCGAATCCGACGATTGCCACCAGTTTCGGCGTCGATGCCATCCAGGTGCGCTACATGAATTTCTTCATCGGCTCGGCGCTGGCCGGGCTTGCCGGCGCGCTGATCGCGCTCTTGAACAATTTCGTCGAACCGTCGATGGGTTTTGTGGTCAGCTACAAGGCGCTGGCGATTATCGTGCTCGGTGGCCTCGGCAGCATCCGCGGCACGCTGATGGCGAGTTTTGCGCTGGGCCTGATCGAATCCTTCGGCACTATCGCGGTCGGTGCTTGGCTTGATCGCGACGCTCTGGCCTTCCTGTTCCTGATCGTCGTGCTGATGATCCGGCCGCAGGGTTTTGCGGGAGCGAAAACCGCATGA
- a CDS encoding branched-chain amino acid transport system ATP-binding protein (product_source=KO:K01995; cath_funfam=3.40.50.300; cog=COG0411; ko=KO:K01995; pfam=PF00005,PF12399; smart=SM00382; superfamily=52540) encodes MTETLQVQNIAIAFGGVQALTDVSFSVKKSELVGLIGPNGAGKTTLLKIVAGVLAPDSGKILLGGRDVTSLPTAARVRKGLAVTHQIVRPFRSMTVLDNAALAAGHRFTSNPLTALFHKARKTENERARAILARVGLGGLEQSDVNALPLGMLKRLEVARALAVEPDLIILDEPLAGLNHREAEQQVDTIAALNAGGVTTVLIEHNLREVLRVCQRLLVLDGGRIIADGDPTTVMANKAVREAYIGKADDHVAA; translated from the coding sequence ATGACCGAGACGCTGCAAGTTCAGAACATCGCGATCGCCTTCGGCGGCGTCCAGGCGCTGACCGATGTGTCGTTCAGCGTGAAGAAAAGCGAGTTGGTCGGGCTGATCGGTCCGAACGGCGCCGGCAAGACGACCCTGCTGAAGATCGTCGCCGGCGTGCTGGCGCCGGATAGCGGAAAAATCCTGCTCGGCGGCAGAGATGTGACATCGCTGCCGACCGCTGCGCGCGTACGCAAAGGTCTCGCCGTCACCCACCAGATCGTGCGACCGTTCCGCTCGATGACGGTGCTCGACAACGCCGCGCTGGCGGCCGGGCATCGCTTCACCTCGAATCCGCTCACCGCGCTGTTTCACAAGGCGCGCAAGACCGAGAACGAGCGCGCCCGCGCGATCCTCGCGCGCGTTGGCCTTGGCGGCCTTGAACAGAGCGATGTCAACGCGTTGCCGCTCGGCATGCTCAAGCGCCTCGAAGTGGCGCGTGCGCTCGCGGTCGAGCCGGACCTCATCATCCTCGACGAGCCGCTGGCCGGCCTCAACCACCGCGAGGCCGAGCAGCAGGTCGACACCATCGCCGCGCTCAATGCTGGCGGTGTCACCACGGTGCTGATCGAGCACAATCTGCGCGAGGTGCTGCGGGTCTGCCAGCGGCTGCTGGTGCTCGACGGCGGCCGCATCATCGCCGATGGCGATCCGACGACCGTAATGGCCAACAAGGCGGTGCGCGAAGCCTATATCGGAAAGGCCGACGATCATGTTGCGGCTTGA